The Synchiropus splendidus isolate RoL2022-P1 chromosome 8, RoL_Sspl_1.0, whole genome shotgun sequence genome has a window encoding:
- the inppl1a gene encoding phosphatidylinositol 3,4,5-trisphosphate 5-phosphatase 2A isoform X1 — protein sequence MAGGGGGGVSPLGPVPPMWYHRDLSRAAAEELLARAGRDGSFLVRDSESVNGAYALCVLFQKHVHTYRILPDEEGFLAVQTSQGVQPKRFKTLPELVSLYLQPSQGLVTTLLYPVDREETAISDDRDYSDGEDEKPPLPPRSASTSTPPGPETPTESSPAANGLSTISHEYLKGSYALDLEAVKQGACSLPHLNKTLVASCKRLNGEVDKVLSGLEILSKVFDQQSAFMVSKMIQQSVNQGGDQELENLVTKLAILKDLLSSIEKKALKALQDMSLSSPCSLPPLSMRHSKAIPVQAFEVKLDMYLAELTKIGKSQKYTLSVDVEGGRLVVMKKVKDSQEDWTTFTHDKIRQLIKSQRVQNKLGIVFEKEKDKSQRKDFIFASAKKREAFCQLLQLMKNKHSHQDEPDMISVFIGTWNMGSVPSPKSVASWVLCRGLGKTLDEMTVTIPHDLYVFGTQENSVGDREWVESLRVVLKEQTELDYKLVALQTLWNIKIAVLVKPEHENRISHVGMSSVKTGIANTLGNKGAVGVSFMFNGTSFGFVNCHLTSGNEKIARRNQNYVDILRLLSLGDKQLSSFDISLRFTNLFWLGDLNYRLDMDIQEILNYINRKEFEPLLKVDQLNLEREKNKVFLRFAEEEISFPPTYRYERGSRDTYVWQKQKATGMRTNVPSWCDRILWKSYPETHIVCNSYGCTDDIVTSDHSPVFATFEVGVTSQFVSKKGLPKSSEQAYIEFESIEAIVKTASRTKFFIEFYSTCLEEFKKSYENDSQSSDNVNFLRVGWSSKQLTTLKPLLSDIEYLQDQHLLLTVKSLDGYESYGECVLALKSMIGSTAQQFHTYLSHRGEETGNIRGSMRVRVPSERMGTRERLYEWISVDKDETGIPKGKSTIATRTGHEYVKPSAVRKQLGELGKVSEEGEKTSKEESAARPKQDPADGDASVSKNSYNNPAYYILEGVPNQSAAAISPEALHSPTSPAPPKTPAPVAGARSKPPCPSAAAPHIRRPLTAHPVRAISEEGSSEDDGICAVQVGAAVGTTLNRPPPDFPPPPLPKGALEMETPFPKPRSLYPDLAEVRIPAASSAAPLALGDGFRRAGGGGAGAGAGGGLLDDQSCSVLQMAKTLSESEFSGPPPRAPSAPPPLRGPIMGLGLEACRTFPPRSTITESIAEDLPEEALWGSSSSSLSVGESSVGEWLQRLGLERYEQGLLHNGWDDLEFLSDITEEDLEEAGVFDPAHKRILLESLQQQLQQPQK from the exons GCCCGAGCCGGGAGAGACGGCAGCTTCCTGGTGCGGGACAGCGAGAGTGTCAACGGAGCCTACGCTTTGTGTGTACT GTTTCAGAAGCATGTCCACACTTACAGAATTCTCCCCGATGAAGAAGGTTTTCTGGCTGTGCAG ACATCTCAAGGCGTGCAGCCCAAACGGTTCAAAACGTTACCAGAGCTTGTGTCATTATATCTGCAGCCCAGTCAGGGTTTGGTTACAACGCTGCTTTACCCTGTGGACAGAGAGGAAACTGCCATCAGCGATGACCGCGACTATTCTG ATGGAGAGGATGAGAAGCCCCCTCTCCCTCCTCGCTCCGCCTCTACCTCTACCCCACCGGGACCTGAGACTCCTACTGAAAG CTCCCCGGCAGCCAACGGCCTCAGCACCATCTCCCATGAGTATCTGAAGGGCAGCTACGCTCTTGACCTGGAGGCGGTCAAGCAGGGCGCCTGCTCGCTTCCTCATCTCAACAAAACACTAGTGGCTTCATGCAAACGTCTTAATGG GGAGGTGGACAAGGTTCTGTCTGGCCTGGAGATCTTGTCCAAAGTATTTGATCAGCAAAGCGCTTTTATGGTTTCGAAGATGATCCAACAG tcaGTGAATCAGGGAGGAGACCAAGAGTTAGAGAACCTTGTAACGAAACTGGCCATTCTCAAAGACCTACTGTCATCCATAGAGAAGAAG GCCCTAAAAGCTCTTCAGGACATGAGTTTGTCTTCTCCCTGCtcgctccctcctctctccatgCGACACAGCAAAGCTATCCCAGTCCAGGCCTTTGAG GTGAAACTGGACATGTACCTTGCAGAGCTGACCAAGATTGGCAAGAGTCAGAAGTACACTCTGTCCGTGGACGTGGAGGGTGGACGTTTGGTTGTCATGAAGAAGGTGAAAGATAGTCAGGAAGACTGGACCACCTTCACACATGACAAAA TCCGTCAGCTGATCAAGTCTCAGCGGGTGCAGAATAAGCTGGGTATTGTTTTTGAGAAGGAGAAGGACAAGAGCCAGAGGAAAGACTTCATTTTCGCAAGTGCCAAG AAGCGAGAGGCATTTTGCCAACTGCTTCAGCTGATGAAGAATAAACATTCTCATCAAGATGAACCGGACATGATCTCCGTCTTCATTGGCACCTGGAACATGG GCTCCGTGCCTTCGCCTAAATCTGTGGCTTCTTGGGTGTTGTGTCGAGGTCTGGGGAAGACTCTGGATGAGATGACTGTGACCATCCCACATGACCTGTACGTCTTCGGAACGCAGGAAAATTCAGTGGGTGATCGAGAGTGGGTGGAGTCACTACGGGTGGTTTTGAAAGAACAGACGGAACTGGATTATAAACTG GTAGCATTGCAGACTCTGTGGAACATAAAGATTGCTGTGTTAGTGAAACCGGAACATGAAAACCGGATCAGCCATGTGGGAATGTCAAGTGTAAAGACCGGAATCGCCAATACACTGG GCAACAAAGGTGCAGTGGGTGTGTCCTTCATGTTTAACGGAACGTCTTTTGGTTTTGTCAACTGTCACTTAACTTCAGGGAATGAGAAAATTGCACG GAGGAACCAGAATTATGTTGATATCCTGAGGCTGCTTTCGTTGGGAGACAAACAGTTGAGCTCCTTTGATATTTCTCTTCGCTTCACTAACCTTTTCTGGCTGGGAGATCTCAATTACAGGCTGGATATGGACATCCAG GAAATACTTAACTATATTAACAGAAAAGAGTTCGAGCCGCTGCTAAAGGTGGACCAGCTCAACCTGGAAAGGGAGAAGAACAAAGTCTTTTTACGATTTG ctgagGAAGAGATTTCTTTCCCTCCCACCTATCGCTACGAACGTGGCTCGAGGGACACGTACGTCTGGCAGAAGCAGAAAGCCACAGGG ATGAGGACGAATGTTCCATCCTGGTGTGACAGAATCTTGTGGAAGTCGTATCCAGAAACACACATTGTCTGCAACTCTTACG GCTGTACGGATGACATTGTGACGAGTGATCACTCCCCCGTGTTTGCCACATTCGAAGTTGGAGTGACCTCACAGTTTGTCTCCAAAAAAG gCCTTCCTAAGTCTTCTGAGCAGGCCTACATCGAGTTTGAGAGCATCGAGGCGATCGTGAAGACGGCCAGTCGGACTAAGTTCTTCATTGAGTTCTACTCTACGTGTTTGGAAG AGTTTAAGAAAAGTTACGAGAATGACAGTCAGAGCAGCGACAACGTCAACTTCCTGCGCGTGGGCTGGTCCAGCAAGCAGCTGACGACGCTCAAACCTCTTCTGTCCGACATCGAGTACCTGCAGGACCAGCACCTGCTGCTAACTGTGAAGTCTCTGGACGGCTACGAATCCTACG GAGAGTGTGTGTTGGCGCTGAAATCGATGATTGGTAGCACAGCACAGCAGTTCCACACCTACCTGTCACACCGCGGCGAGGAGACAGGAAATATCAGGGGGTCCATGAGGGTCCGAGTCCCTTCTGAGAGAATGGGAACCCGGGAGAGACTCTATG AGTGGATCAGCGTGGACAAAGATGAAACAGGGATTCCAAAAGGGAAATCAACAATCGCGACCAGAACGGGACACGAATATGTGAA GCCATCAGCGGTGCGTAAGCAGCTGGGGGAGCTGGGGAAAGTCAGTGAGGAAGGAGAGAAGACCAGCAAGGAGGAAAGCGCTGCGAG GCCCAAACAGGACCCCGCAGATGGAGATGCTTCAGTCAGCAAGAACAGCTACAACAATCCGGCCTACTACATCCTGGAAGGTGTTCCTAACCAGTCTGCAGCCGCCATATCCCCAGAGGCCCTCCACTCCCCGACCTCCCCTGCGCCTCCTAAAACTCCCGCTCCTGTGGCCGGGGCTCGATCCAAGCCCCCCTGCCCTTCCGCAGCAGCCCCTCACATCCGCAGACCTCTGACTGCTCACCCTGTCCGGGCCATAAGTGAGGAGGGGTCTTCAGAGGACGATGGAATTTGCGCAGTGCAGGTAGGAGCCGCAGTTGGGACGACGCTGAATCGACCTCCTCCGGACTTCCCACCACCTCCACTTCCCAAAGGAGCCTTAGAGATGGAGACACCTTTCCCCAAACCTCGCTCTTTGTACCCGGATCTAGCGGAGGTCAGGATTCCTGCTGCAAGCTCTGCGGCACCCTTAGCTCTCGGTGATGGTTTCAGgcgagcaggaggagggggagcaggagccggagcaggaggaggactgCTGGATGACCAGTCCTGTTCTGTGCTTCAAATGGCAAAGACACTCAGCGAGAGTGAGTTTTCTGGGCCCCCGCCTCGAGCTCCCTCCGCTCCACCGCCTCTCAGGGGACCTATAATGGGGTTAGGCTTGGAAGCCTGCAGGACTTTCCCGCCCAGGAGCACCATCACAGAGAGCATCGCTGAAGATCTGCCAGAAGAG GCACTTtggggcagcagcagctcctctctgTCCGTGGGGGAGTCCTCGGTGGGGGAGTGGCTGCAGCGGCTGGGACTGGAGCGCTACGAGCAAGGACTCCTGCACAACGGCTGGGACGACCTGGAGTTCCTCAG tgacatcacagaggaAGACCTGGAGGAGGCGGGCGTGTTTGACCCTGCTCACAAACGAATTTTGCTGGAAAGTCTACAACAGCAACTGCAGCAGCCACAGAAATGA
- the inppl1a gene encoding phosphatidylinositol 3,4,5-trisphosphate 5-phosphatase 2A isoform X2: protein MVSKMIQQSVNQGGDQELENLVTKLAILKDLLSSIEKKALKALQDMSLSSPCSLPPLSMRHSKAIPVQAFEVKLDMYLAELTKIGKSQKYTLSVDVEGGRLVVMKKVKDSQEDWTTFTHDKIRQLIKSQRVQNKLGIVFEKEKDKSQRKDFIFASAKKREAFCQLLQLMKNKHSHQDEPDMISVFIGTWNMGSVPSPKSVASWVLCRGLGKTLDEMTVTIPHDLYVFGTQENSVGDREWVESLRVVLKEQTELDYKLVALQTLWNIKIAVLVKPEHENRISHVGMSSVKTGIANTLGNKGAVGVSFMFNGTSFGFVNCHLTSGNEKIARRNQNYVDILRLLSLGDKQLSSFDISLRFTNLFWLGDLNYRLDMDIQEILNYINRKEFEPLLKVDQLNLEREKNKVFLRFAEEEISFPPTYRYERGSRDTYVWQKQKATGMRTNVPSWCDRILWKSYPETHIVCNSYGCTDDIVTSDHSPVFATFEVGVTSQFVSKKGLPKSSEQAYIEFESIEAIVKTASRTKFFIEFYSTCLEEFKKSYENDSQSSDNVNFLRVGWSSKQLTTLKPLLSDIEYLQDQHLLLTVKSLDGYESYGECVLALKSMIGSTAQQFHTYLSHRGEETGNIRGSMRVRVPSERMGTRERLYEWISVDKDETGIPKGKSTIATRTGHEYVKPSAVRKQLGELGKVSEEGEKTSKEESAARPKQDPADGDASVSKNSYNNPAYYILEGVPNQSAAAISPEALHSPTSPAPPKTPAPVAGARSKPPCPSAAAPHIRRPLTAHPVRAISEEGSSEDDGICAVQVGAAVGTTLNRPPPDFPPPPLPKGALEMETPFPKPRSLYPDLAEVRIPAASSAAPLALGDGFRRAGGGGAGAGAGGGLLDDQSCSVLQMAKTLSESEFSGPPPRAPSAPPPLRGPIMGLGLEACRTFPPRSTITESIAEDLPEEALWGSSSSSLSVGESSVGEWLQRLGLERYEQGLLHNGWDDLEFLSDITEEDLEEAGVFDPAHKRILLESLQQQLQQPQK, encoded by the exons ATGGTTTCGAAGATGATCCAACAG tcaGTGAATCAGGGAGGAGACCAAGAGTTAGAGAACCTTGTAACGAAACTGGCCATTCTCAAAGACCTACTGTCATCCATAGAGAAGAAG GCCCTAAAAGCTCTTCAGGACATGAGTTTGTCTTCTCCCTGCtcgctccctcctctctccatgCGACACAGCAAAGCTATCCCAGTCCAGGCCTTTGAG GTGAAACTGGACATGTACCTTGCAGAGCTGACCAAGATTGGCAAGAGTCAGAAGTACACTCTGTCCGTGGACGTGGAGGGTGGACGTTTGGTTGTCATGAAGAAGGTGAAAGATAGTCAGGAAGACTGGACCACCTTCACACATGACAAAA TCCGTCAGCTGATCAAGTCTCAGCGGGTGCAGAATAAGCTGGGTATTGTTTTTGAGAAGGAGAAGGACAAGAGCCAGAGGAAAGACTTCATTTTCGCAAGTGCCAAG AAGCGAGAGGCATTTTGCCAACTGCTTCAGCTGATGAAGAATAAACATTCTCATCAAGATGAACCGGACATGATCTCCGTCTTCATTGGCACCTGGAACATGG GCTCCGTGCCTTCGCCTAAATCTGTGGCTTCTTGGGTGTTGTGTCGAGGTCTGGGGAAGACTCTGGATGAGATGACTGTGACCATCCCACATGACCTGTACGTCTTCGGAACGCAGGAAAATTCAGTGGGTGATCGAGAGTGGGTGGAGTCACTACGGGTGGTTTTGAAAGAACAGACGGAACTGGATTATAAACTG GTAGCATTGCAGACTCTGTGGAACATAAAGATTGCTGTGTTAGTGAAACCGGAACATGAAAACCGGATCAGCCATGTGGGAATGTCAAGTGTAAAGACCGGAATCGCCAATACACTGG GCAACAAAGGTGCAGTGGGTGTGTCCTTCATGTTTAACGGAACGTCTTTTGGTTTTGTCAACTGTCACTTAACTTCAGGGAATGAGAAAATTGCACG GAGGAACCAGAATTATGTTGATATCCTGAGGCTGCTTTCGTTGGGAGACAAACAGTTGAGCTCCTTTGATATTTCTCTTCGCTTCACTAACCTTTTCTGGCTGGGAGATCTCAATTACAGGCTGGATATGGACATCCAG GAAATACTTAACTATATTAACAGAAAAGAGTTCGAGCCGCTGCTAAAGGTGGACCAGCTCAACCTGGAAAGGGAGAAGAACAAAGTCTTTTTACGATTTG ctgagGAAGAGATTTCTTTCCCTCCCACCTATCGCTACGAACGTGGCTCGAGGGACACGTACGTCTGGCAGAAGCAGAAAGCCACAGGG ATGAGGACGAATGTTCCATCCTGGTGTGACAGAATCTTGTGGAAGTCGTATCCAGAAACACACATTGTCTGCAACTCTTACG GCTGTACGGATGACATTGTGACGAGTGATCACTCCCCCGTGTTTGCCACATTCGAAGTTGGAGTGACCTCACAGTTTGTCTCCAAAAAAG gCCTTCCTAAGTCTTCTGAGCAGGCCTACATCGAGTTTGAGAGCATCGAGGCGATCGTGAAGACGGCCAGTCGGACTAAGTTCTTCATTGAGTTCTACTCTACGTGTTTGGAAG AGTTTAAGAAAAGTTACGAGAATGACAGTCAGAGCAGCGACAACGTCAACTTCCTGCGCGTGGGCTGGTCCAGCAAGCAGCTGACGACGCTCAAACCTCTTCTGTCCGACATCGAGTACCTGCAGGACCAGCACCTGCTGCTAACTGTGAAGTCTCTGGACGGCTACGAATCCTACG GAGAGTGTGTGTTGGCGCTGAAATCGATGATTGGTAGCACAGCACAGCAGTTCCACACCTACCTGTCACACCGCGGCGAGGAGACAGGAAATATCAGGGGGTCCATGAGGGTCCGAGTCCCTTCTGAGAGAATGGGAACCCGGGAGAGACTCTATG AGTGGATCAGCGTGGACAAAGATGAAACAGGGATTCCAAAAGGGAAATCAACAATCGCGACCAGAACGGGACACGAATATGTGAA GCCATCAGCGGTGCGTAAGCAGCTGGGGGAGCTGGGGAAAGTCAGTGAGGAAGGAGAGAAGACCAGCAAGGAGGAAAGCGCTGCGAG GCCCAAACAGGACCCCGCAGATGGAGATGCTTCAGTCAGCAAGAACAGCTACAACAATCCGGCCTACTACATCCTGGAAGGTGTTCCTAACCAGTCTGCAGCCGCCATATCCCCAGAGGCCCTCCACTCCCCGACCTCCCCTGCGCCTCCTAAAACTCCCGCTCCTGTGGCCGGGGCTCGATCCAAGCCCCCCTGCCCTTCCGCAGCAGCCCCTCACATCCGCAGACCTCTGACTGCTCACCCTGTCCGGGCCATAAGTGAGGAGGGGTCTTCAGAGGACGATGGAATTTGCGCAGTGCAGGTAGGAGCCGCAGTTGGGACGACGCTGAATCGACCTCCTCCGGACTTCCCACCACCTCCACTTCCCAAAGGAGCCTTAGAGATGGAGACACCTTTCCCCAAACCTCGCTCTTTGTACCCGGATCTAGCGGAGGTCAGGATTCCTGCTGCAAGCTCTGCGGCACCCTTAGCTCTCGGTGATGGTTTCAGgcgagcaggaggagggggagcaggagccggagcaggaggaggactgCTGGATGACCAGTCCTGTTCTGTGCTTCAAATGGCAAAGACACTCAGCGAGAGTGAGTTTTCTGGGCCCCCGCCTCGAGCTCCCTCCGCTCCACCGCCTCTCAGGGGACCTATAATGGGGTTAGGCTTGGAAGCCTGCAGGACTTTCCCGCCCAGGAGCACCATCACAGAGAGCATCGCTGAAGATCTGCCAGAAGAG GCACTTtggggcagcagcagctcctctctgTCCGTGGGGGAGTCCTCGGTGGGGGAGTGGCTGCAGCGGCTGGGACTGGAGCGCTACGAGCAAGGACTCCTGCACAACGGCTGGGACGACCTGGAGTTCCTCAG tgacatcacagaggaAGACCTGGAGGAGGCGGGCGTGTTTGACCCTGCTCACAAACGAATTTTGCTGGAAAGTCTACAACAGCAACTGCAGCAGCCACAGAAATGA